From one Erinaceus europaeus chromosome 4, mEriEur2.1, whole genome shotgun sequence genomic stretch:
- the LOC103123934 gene encoding butyrophilin subfamily 2 member A2-like, translated as MGDSSLMPMEPAVSLHFSLPDSLLFFPIISLFAQVSAQFTVVGPADPILAMLGENTRLQCHLSPEKNAEHMEVRWFRSQLSQAVLVYKGGRERTEEQMEEYRGRTTFLVEDIQKGSVALIIHNVTAHEDGIYHCYFQEGRSYDKAIMHLMVAGLGSIPFIEIKGHDDGGIRLECKSLGWFPEPHAVWKDPYGEIMPSLEEAYTMDADGLFKVTIAIIIRDCTVRNMSCSINNTLLGQEKETVIFIPESFTPTTSPWMMVLAASIPILFILIAGSICLIKKLQKETEMLSIEKEVDNEEKEIAQQLQELRWRRTLLHAADVILDPDTAHPELFLSEDLRSVKRGSYRQSVPDNPERFDCRPCVLGLESFSSGKHYWEVEVESVMVWAVGVCRDNVERKGEALLVPENGFWTLEMFGNQYRVLSSPEKILPLKECLRRVAVFLDYESGDISFYNMRDRSHIYTCPHSLFSGPLRPFFRLGSDDSPLFICPAFTGAKGLTVPEAGLILHRAGTHCCQSEQFPGLRAK; from the exons ATGGGTGATTCATCTCTGATGCCTATGGAGCCGGCTGTTTCTCTGCATTTTTCGCTGCCagattcccttcttttcttccccatTATCAGCTTGTTTGCACAGGTCTCAG CCCAGTTTACAGTTGTGGGGCCAGCTGACCCAATCTTGGCCATGCTGGGAGAAAACACCAGGTTACAATGCCACCTTTCTCCTGAGAAAAATGCTGAACACATGGAGGTGCGTTGGTTCCGGTCTCAGTTGTCTCAGGCAGTGCTTGTGTATAAGGGTGGGCGTGAACGCACAGAGGAGCAGATGGAAGAATACCGAGGAAGAACAACTTTTTTGGTGGAAGATATTCAGAAGGGCAGTGTGGCTCTGATCATACACAATGTCACAGCCCATGAAGATGGCATCTACCACTGTTATTTCCAAGAAGGCAGGTCCTACGATAAGGCCATCATGCACCTAATGGTGGCAG GCCTAGGATCTATACCCTTCATTGAAATTAAAGGTCATGATGATGGAGGCATCCGTCTGGAATGCAAATCTTTAGGGTGGTTCCCGGAGCCCCATGCAGTATGGAAGGACCCATATGGCGAAATCATGCCTTCCCTGGAGGAAGCTTACACCATGGATGCAGATGGTCTCTTTAAGGTCACTATAGCTATAATCATCAGAGACTGCACTGTAAGAAACATGTCCTGTTCCATCAACAATACCCTGCTTGGCCAGGAAAAGGAAACTGTGATCTTCATTCCAG AATCTTTCACCCCTACCACCTCTCCCTGGATGATGGTCTTGGCTGCCAGCATACCTATTCTGTTCATCCTCATTGCTGGGAGTATCTGCCTCataaaaaaacttcaaaaagaaacagagatgctATCCATAGAAAAAGAAGTTGataatgaagagaaagaaattgcAC aGCAGCTTCAAGAATTGC GATGGAGAAGAACCCTCTTACATGCTG CTGATGTGATCCTGGATCCAGACACGGCTCACCCTGAACTCTTTCTGTCAGAGGACCTGAGAAGTGTGAAAAGGGGTTCCTACAGGCAGAGTGTACCTGACAACCCAGAGAGATTTGATTGCCGGCCCTGTGTCCTAGGCCTGGAAAGTTTCTCCTCAGGAAAACATTACTGGGAAGTAGAGGTGGAAAGTGTGATGGTATGGGCAGTGGGAGTTTGTAGAGACAATGTTGAGCGGAAAGGAGAAGCACTACTGGTGCCTGAGAATGGCTTCTGGACCCTAGAAATGTTTGGAAACCAGTACCGGGTCTTGTCCTCCCCTGAGAAGATTCTCCCTCTGAAAGAATGCCTTCGTCGGGTGGCTGTCTTTCTAGACTATGAATCTGGAGATATCTCCTTCTACAACATGAGGGACAGATCACACATCTACACATGTCCCCATTCACTTTTCTCAGGGCCCCTGAGACCCTTCTTTAGGCTGGGATCTGATGACAGCCCTCTCTTCATTTGTCCAGCATTCACAGGGGCTAAGGGACTCACAGTACCTGAGGCTGGCTTGATCCTTCACAGGGCAGGAACCCACTGCTGTCAGTCAGAACAATTCCCTGGTCTCAGAGCCAAGTAG